In the Corynebacterium jeikeium genome, CCTTCGGGAAGGTTGCTAACCGTGAGCTGCCGCTGAAGGCCCTGGAGAAGGAGCTAGAAAGGGTGCAGCACCAGCTGCAAGACCAGGTCGAGGACTCCCAAGAGATTGCCACGGTCGTCAGCGCGCTCGAGCACCAATACGATGCCGAGATGGAACGCATGCGCCGAAAGCGGGAGAATAACCTGCTGAAGCCGGGGCAAGACATCCCGACCGGAGAGGAACTGGGCGCTGAGTTCGAGGCGTTCCTGCAGAATATGTCCGATGGGGATCTGTCCGACGAGAATGGCGCAGACAACAGCGCCGATTCAGACGAGCAAGAGGAAAACTAGAAAACATTGGGTATTGCCGCCGAACTAGCCGAACTGCTTCCGGACCTCGACGAAGTTCCAGAATCTCTAATTGATGATGCAATTCTGGAATCCTTCCTCGGCTGGACGCGCGACCGCGGCATTACCCTCTACCCCGCCCAAGAAGAGGCGGCCACGGCGCTAGTCGCCCAGGACAACGTCATCCTGGCCACCCCCACCGGGTCCGGCAAATCCATGGTTGCCATCGCAGCGCACTTCATCGCCATGGCGCGTAAGCAACGCAGCTTCTACACCGCACCGATCAAGGCCCTGGTGAGCGAGAAGTTTTTCGACCTGTGCCAAACCTTCGGGCCGGAGAACGTCGGGATGATGACTGGTGACGCCACCGTCAACGGTGGGGCACCCATCATCTGCGCCACTGCCGAAATCGTTGCGAACATTGCTCTACGCGATGGCGCGAAAGCGAAGATCGACCAGGTAGTGATGGACGAGTTCCACTACTACTCGGAGCCCGACCGCGGCTGGGCTTGGCAGGTTCCGCTGCTGGAGCTCCCTAAAGCTCAGTTCCTCTTAATGAGTGCCACCCTGGGCGATACAAAATGGCTGGAGGATGACCTCACCGAACGCACGGGGCGCCAGACAACCCTGGTGACGGGTACCACCCGCCCAGTTCCTCTGGATTTCCACTACGTCTACACCCCCGTCCACGAGACAGTGGAAGAGCTGATCAGTGACGGCAAGTCGCCGATCTACATCGTCCACTTCACCCAACGCGAGGCCATCGAGCGTGCCCAAGCTTTGACAAGCATGAAGCTGGTGAACGACGAAGCGAAGGCAGCCATCGCCGAGGAAATCGGCGACTTCCGTTTTACCTCCGCCTTCGGTAAAACCCTTTCCCGTCTGCTGCGCAAGGGCATTGGCGTGCACCATGCGGGCCTGCTGCCGAAATACCGGCGCCTGGTTGAGCGTCTATCGCAGAAGGGACTGCTGAAGATCATCTGCGGCACCGACACCCTGGGCGTAGGCATCAACGTGCCGATCCGCACCGTGCTGATGACGGGGCTGACAAAGTACGACGGAGTGAAGCACCGAGTGCTGAAGTCCCGTGAATTCCACCAGATCGCTGGGCGCGCAGGCCGTGCGGGCTACGACACGGAAGGCACCGTTGTGGTCCAGGCACCGGAGCACGAGATCGAGAACTTCCGCCTCCGCCAACGTGCTGGAAGCGACCCGAAGAAGATCAAGAAGCTGCGTAAGCGCTCGGCCCCGGAAGGCCAGGCTACCTGGAGCGAGTCGACTTACGAGCGGCTTACACAAGCGGAACCAGAAGAGCTAACCAGCCAATTCCGCATGAGCAACTCAATGTTGTTGAACGTGGTCGCCCGCGACCAGTGGACCTTTGAAGCTCTCGAACACCTACTGCGCACCAACCACGACACACGCTCAAAGCAAAACAAGGCCATCCTGCGAACAATTGAGCTCTACCGTGGACTTATCAACGCCGACGTGGTCGAGGAGTATGCGACGGACACTCCCAGTGGCAAGGATGCACGCCTGACCGCGGAACTAAGCCGCGACTTCGCGCTAAACCAGCCACTTTCCCCCTTCGCACTGGCTGCGCTGGAGCTGCTGGACCCAGAATCCGAAACCTTCGCCTTGGACGTTATCTCGACATTTGAGGCCGTGCTGGAGGATCCTCGACAAGTGCTTATAGCGCAGCAGAAAGCGGAGCGGGGTGAGGAGATCGCGGCGCTAAAGGCAGAGGGCGTCGATTACACCGAACGCATGGCCATCGTCGAAGACATCACCTGGCCCATGCCGCTGGCCGACGAATTAGACCAGGCTTACGACACTTTCTGCGAGGGCAACCCCTGGGCTCGGGACTTTCAAATCAGTCCAAAATCTATCGTCCGCGACATGGTGGAAAAAGCCATGACTTTTTCCGACTTCGTATCCACATACGGACTGGGGCGCTCCGAGGGCGTGGTGCTGCGCTACCTGACAGATGCCTACCGCACGCTAGAGCACTCTGTGCCGGAAAGCTACCGCTCCGAGGAACTCGATGACATCCTCGTATGGTTGGGCGAGCTTATCCGTCAGGTAGATTCCTCCCTCATCGACGAGTGGGTGCAGATGGCCGACCCGGATGCCCCGCTGACCGAGGATCAGGTCGCCGAGCACGCCTATGGGGTGGAGGATACGAACCTGCTGTCTGCCAACCCGCAGGCTCTGACCCGCATGGTGCGCAACTACTTCTTCCGCCACGTGGAGCTCTTCGCCTTCGAGAAGGAGCGCGAACTAGCGGAAATGGACGATTACCTGGACTCGCCGCCGGACTGGCCCGCCGCGATGGACGACTACTTCGACGAGTATGCGGATGTTGGTGTGGACGCCGCCGCGCGGTCGAATAAGAACATCCTCATCAAGCGCGGCACCGGCTCCGAGGCCGGAAGTTGGTTTGTCCGTCAGATCATCGACGATCCGGAAGGCGACCACGGCTGGGCGCTTGAAGGTGTGGTGGACCTCGCCGCGACGGACGAGGCCGGTGAGATCCGCCTGTCGGAACTCACGATCGTGCAGGGATAGCCCTAGCCATAAAGGCGCTTAAAGGAACGTCTCCAACACGCGGCGGCTTTCCTTCGCCACATGGTTGAAGGACTGCGCCACGATCTCCCCCAGCGCTGCGTAGTCATCGATTCGCGTAGAGCTCGAGCGGTAAGCCATCCCGATCGTACGGCCGGCGCGCACCGCACCGCCAGCGAACGTTGCCAGGGCGATACCCGGACGCTGGCATTCCACGGCCACTGCAGACAGCGGCACTAGGGTCGCGCCCAAACCGGCGGCTACCAGTTGGATCACCGTGGACAAGCTTGCAGCACGGGTCACGGAATGGCGCGGGTCGTTGGCCATGTCCACGGTGCGGCAAAGCTCGAGGATTTGGTCGCGCAGGCAGTGGCCGTCGTCCAGCAGCAGCAGTTCGATGTTCTTCAGTTCGTCTACAGTCAGATCCTTCCGACCGGCAAGAGAGTGTCCTTCCGGCAGAACCAGCACGAACTCTTCGGTGTATAGATCAACTGTGTTTAGCCCACCGCCTTCGCCCGGCATGCCAAGCACAGCAACGTCGATCTTGCCCTGGCGAAGTGCGTCCACCAACAGCGGGGACTTCTCCTCCACAATGCGCGGCTCCAGCTTGGGTGCGACATCGTTAACCGTGTGCAGCACGTCGGGCAAGATGTAGGGCGCGACGGTGGGGATCATTCCAATGGCTAGAGAACCGACCAGGCCACCATGGGCGCCCCGAGCGTGGGTGACGAAGGTCTCCAAGCTCTCCAGCGTTGCTTGCGCGAAAGGAAGAAGCCCTCGCCCTACTGGGGTGACGATCACCTTGCGAGTAGATCGTTCGATCAGTTGCACACCTAGCCCCGCTTCCAGCGCGGCCAGCGCTTGGGACAGCGACGGCTGGGAGATCCCCAGGTGTGCGGCGGCGGTACCGAAGTGACCGTGTTCGGCGATGGTCACGAAGGTACGCAGTTGGGCGACTGTTGGTCGATACTCTCTTTGAACCACGTCCTCAACTCTACAGCAATTATTAGAAAAGTATAATTACAACCGGAAAAATAAGTACCTTTGCCCTATATCTAGCTCACCTGTAGTTCAGCGGTCCCCTCGAAGGGAGACAGCTTGCCCAAGAAGGCCTTCCAATCGCCCTTGAGGCGCACGGTGTACTTGCCGGGCTGCACATCGCGTGTGCCCCACTCGACGGTGGTGCGTGTCTGCCCGAAAGAATTCTCGAAGGTGATTAGAGTGTTCTCGCTAGAGTCGTCCGCGACCACCTTCCCGCTGGCGTCCTCGATCGTCACGTAGCCCTCGCCGTGGCGCATGTCGTTGTTCGGGTTCGCGCCTACAAATACCACCCGCGCCTGCGAGCCGGCCTTTACTTCCCTGGGTGCTTCCAGCACTTCTCCGAACTTCTTTCCCGGCGGCGGCGCATCCATCCAGTTGTCGCTTCCCGGCACATTCGGGATCAGTCCGGTGAGGTCGCCCGCGGGTTGTCCAACCTCCACCGGCTTTCCCTCCTTGAGAGCGTGCGCCATCTCGTCGAGCACGTCCTGAAAAGCGGACAGCTGATACTGGCCGAAAATCGTCGCGCCGCCCTCGTAGTTCTGCGCCTCGTACTCTTCGGGCGTGGTGATGTAGTGGCCATAGGCGTTGGTGTATCCCTGCACCACGACGGTGTTTTCAGGCACACCTAGCGCCGCCGCGACGGTGCGCTTCATGCGCAAGCCGCTGGTAATCGTCGGCTCGAAACCAAGGCTCACCAGAACAAACGAGCCCAGGCGGTGGATCGTGAAGGGATGGACCTGCTGAATCATGCCGTCGATGTACCCCATTGGCAGCAGGCATTCCTTCGGGCCGTGGATGTCCTTGATCTCTTGGGGAGCCAGGAAATTGTTGAGGTCGCGGACCCACGGGTTACCTCCGCGCTCCCCCTCGTTGAAGCCCAGGATAGGAACACCGCCGCCGTCTTCCTGCGAGGATCCTGCAAATGCCGCTCCCAGTACCGCCGGCCCCAGCTTGTGCTCCTTCTTGTCCGGCGTAAAGCGGGGACTGGCCACCAGCTGTGGGCAGTTCACCCATCGCATGCGCCCATCGATGCCGCCTGCCGACCAGTCCTTGCCCAGGTCGTTGGTCGCTGCCATCATCCTCTCACCAAGAATCTGCGCGGACTCGCGCTCGTCTGCTCCCGGCCCAGAGTTGGGCGTCAACCCCATATTCGGAGTGATATCACCCGGGGTCATGTTCGCAAAGGCCGCGACAAATGGCGCGTCCTCAGGGTATCGGTGCACCACACCGTGTGCTTCCTCCGTCGCCCAGGCTGCGTAGCCCTTGTTGTCGCCTGCGATGTGCTTATACTCCGCACCGAAGCTCGTCGGGTGCAGTGAGTACCAATTGATCAGCCCGACCTGCTTGCCGCCGCGCGAAACGTGGAGGGTCACACTGCGTGTGTCCACACCGTTGGGTAGCGCCTTCTTGTCCTCTTCGGGGTTCCTGTCCCACGAGGTCTTTGACCTATTGACGCCGGCATCAGCGACCGTTGTTTCAGCCACGGTTACTTCCGAAGGCTGGATATCCGCGTGCGCGCGCTCAATCGCCGTTACGATCCCCGCCACCGTGGCCTCAAAAGTCTTCGGGCGGAAGCCGCCGTGGGTGATGTCAACCATCAGGTGCTGGGATGTACCACCAGGAGCCACGTGAGTGTGAGTTGCCGCTAGAAGGACATTGGATTGGTTGTAGAGGTCTCCGAACTTCTCCTTGAGGCGGCGGAGCACCTCCAGGTGGATGGACTGGAACATCAATCCGACGTCGCAGGTGACGTGAACGAGACGGGAATTGTCGCGGTTGGCGTCAACAAAAATAAATGCCCGAGCGTATTGACGGCGCTGTATACCGACGGTCTTTTGCTCGTCCACGGCATAGCCGAACATACCGGCACCCCAAGGCTCACCGGTCATATCTGCCAATCCGCGGCCGACCTGGAAGCCTCCCCCACTGCCGTTAGCAGCGTCTTGTGCGCTTGCTCCAGGCGCACCAGCCGAAGCCCAGAGGACGGTTCCGGATACTGCAGCCATCCCGCGGAAGAAGCTGCGACGGCTGAGCTGGGAGCTCAGCGGGTTCTGCAAGTTGTTTCGGGTGGCGTTATGGCCGTGTTCACACATGAGGTCTCTCGTTTCTCAAAACTACTTAAAAAATTAGATTGTTTTGACTGACGAAAGACTAGACCAGATCCATTGACCCGCGGGATCGTTTCCGTATATTAAGTAAATATTTATGCTGGTCTAATCTTTTTTGGGGGTAGAAAGCGCGGAGGGGCGTAGGTTCCTCCCATAACAGCACGTTGCTAGAATCGGCCTGTTCAGCCCTGAAAATCTGGGAAGTTTTGGCTAGCGAGACGGGTGATTCACACATGACGGACGCGGACGGGTCGACATCCCCCACCAACGAGAGCCGTACCCAGGGCAAGCCACAGGGGCGCAGGCGCTCCCGGCGACGCTCAAACAAGCGCCGCCGTCCGCAATTCGTCCGCAGCATCCCTCCGATTTCCTACCCCGATCTTCCCGTCTCTGAGCGGCGGGAAGACATCAAACAAGCCATCGAAGACAATCAGGTCGTCATCATCGCGGGCGAAACCGGCTCGGGTAAGACCACCCAGATCCCCAAGATGTGCCTGGAACTCGGCCGCGGTCGCACAAAGGTGATCGGCCACACCCAGCCGCGCCGTATCGCAGCTCGCAGCGTGGCCGAGCGTATCGCAGAGGAACTCGATCAGGAGATCGGCGACGATACCTCCCTGGTCGGCTACAAGATCCGCTTCGACGATACGATCTCGAAGCACACCGCCGTGAAGCTCATGACAGACGGTGTGCTGCTCAACGAGATCCAGCGCGACCGCCTACTGCGGGACTACGACACGATCATTGTCGACGAGGCTCACGAGCGCAGCCTCAACATTGACTTCCTCCTCGGCTATCTCAAGCAGTTGCTGCCGAAGCGACCCGACTTGAAGGTCATCATCACCTCCGCCACCATCGACCCCGAAAGTTTCGCCAAGCATTTTGCGGACGCCAACGGCTCCCCCGCCCCGATCATCGAAGTCTCGGGCCGCACTTACCCGGT is a window encoding:
- a CDS encoding neutral/alkaline non-lysosomal ceramidase N-terminal domain-containing protein is translated as MCEHGHNATRNNLQNPLSSQLSRRSFFRGMAAVSGTVLWASAGAPGASAQDAANGSGGGFQVGRGLADMTGEPWGAGMFGYAVDEQKTVGIQRRQYARAFIFVDANRDNSRLVHVTCDVGLMFQSIHLEVLRRLKEKFGDLYNQSNVLLAATHTHVAPGGTSQHLMVDITHGGFRPKTFEATVAGIVTAIERAHADIQPSEVTVAETTVADAGVNRSKTSWDRNPEEDKKALPNGVDTRSVTLHVSRGGKQVGLINWYSLHPTSFGAEYKHIAGDNKGYAAWATEEAHGVVHRYPEDAPFVAAFANMTPGDITPNMGLTPNSGPGADERESAQILGERMMAATNDLGKDWSAGGIDGRMRWVNCPQLVASPRFTPDKKEHKLGPAVLGAAFAGSSQEDGGGVPILGFNEGERGGNPWVRDLNNFLAPQEIKDIHGPKECLLPMGYIDGMIQQVHPFTIHRLGSFVLVSLGFEPTITSGLRMKRTVAAALGVPENTVVVQGYTNAYGHYITTPEEYEAQNYEGGATIFGQYQLSAFQDVLDEMAHALKEGKPVEVGQPAGDLTGLIPNVPGSDNWMDAPPPGKKFGEVLEAPREVKAGSQARVVFVGANPNNDMRHGEGYVTIEDASGKVVADDSSENTLITFENSFGQTRTTVEWGTRDVQPGKYTVRLKGDWKAFLGKLSPFEGTAELQVS
- a CDS encoding DEAD/DEAH box helicase, with product MGIAAELAELLPDLDEVPESLIDDAILESFLGWTRDRGITLYPAQEEAATALVAQDNVILATPTGSGKSMVAIAAHFIAMARKQRSFYTAPIKALVSEKFFDLCQTFGPENVGMMTGDATVNGGAPIICATAEIVANIALRDGAKAKIDQVVMDEFHYYSEPDRGWAWQVPLLELPKAQFLLMSATLGDTKWLEDDLTERTGRQTTLVTGTTRPVPLDFHYVYTPVHETVEELISDGKSPIYIVHFTQREAIERAQALTSMKLVNDEAKAAIAEEIGDFRFTSAFGKTLSRLLRKGIGVHHAGLLPKYRRLVERLSQKGLLKIICGTDTLGVGINVPIRTVLMTGLTKYDGVKHRVLKSREFHQIAGRAGRAGYDTEGTVVVQAPEHEIENFRLRQRAGSDPKKIKKLRKRSAPEGQATWSESTYERLTQAEPEELTSQFRMSNSMLLNVVARDQWTFEALEHLLRTNHDTRSKQNKAILRTIELYRGLINADVVEEYATDTPSGKDARLTAELSRDFALNQPLSPFALAALELLDPESETFALDVISTFEAVLEDPRQVLIAQQKAERGEEIAALKAEGVDYTERMAIVEDITWPMPLADELDQAYDTFCEGNPWARDFQISPKSIVRDMVEKAMTFSDFVSTYGLGRSEGVVLRYLTDAYRTLEHSVPESYRSEELDDILVWLGELIRQVDSSLIDEWVQMADPDAPLTEDQVAEHAYGVEDTNLLSANPQALTRMVRNYFFRHVELFAFEKERELAEMDDYLDSPPDWPAAMDDYFDEYADVGVDAAARSNKNILIKRGTGSEAGSWFVRQIIDDPEGDHGWALEGVVDLAATDEAGEIRLSELTIVQG
- a CDS encoding hydrogen peroxide-inducible genes activator, which translates into the protein MVQREYRPTVAQLRTFVTIAEHGHFGTAAAHLGISQPSLSQALAALEAGLGVQLIERSTRKVIVTPVGRGLLPFAQATLESLETFVTHARGAHGGLVGSLAIGMIPTVAPYILPDVLHTVNDVAPKLEPRIVEEKSPLLVDALRQGKIDVAVLGMPGEGGGLNTVDLYTEEFVLVLPEGHSLAGRKDLTVDELKNIELLLLDDGHCLRDQILELCRTVDMANDPRHSVTRAASLSTVIQLVAAGLGATLVPLSAVAVECQRPGIALATFAGGAVRAGRTIGMAYRSSSTRIDDYAALGEIVAQSFNHVAKESRRVLETFL